The Leishmania panamensis strain MHOM/PA/94/PSC-1 chromosome 32 sequence genome window below encodes:
- a CDS encoding hypothetical protein (TriTrypDB/GeneDB-style sysID: LpmP.32.3460), giving the protein MTDRTEIASSTSEDEYTFLAFSLENTSETVERVEKQMVGKTDAIITHITSAEDSRSSTTPESESFVFTTMAVTPISLAVAMLCGSSVQKVLEACMDPVFLTASTDMNADNIAADVLSLMDSAMTVHVPALADLSCLEPFFAGYTRCERIDAVLSAARASSKLILRDDLPVPSSSTCMLSVDAFEGTRLRVGFRSHTADETYSVEMLKHRLHTSECEASLHSLFHYRLGATTSQQNTRNVELSSNALCGQSAALASPVAAHQAHVELEASPLLKDVCESRSDDTCVSRRALPVACAFPVAVGEEPAGIAICESRSMQLGPCPIDKEPLHAGSRGCAADHHRNLYTSMPRMCAPIPKPLLTIDAILTDTDFKFHEETASSGVREATSMSTTRSGSPGPTTSSSVTATTTATEKLCISMSAAPSFHKSVLNATIGATSVGDFCFPANAVRFRSLLTLCEDSAACPIDASEAMTEEKLMGSAMPRLYAPVDVCAGTSCESMDGVAEPWRKGSATPLHTGIGRLPSTFLHKKGLMPAGSPPKAIGVWVPQAPCPVGTSLKPDGAPPVAGLPPTPLLMVPIPTDNVSCSSADDCGSAHELQATYQTSHCLLSGSHYRRHDPYSMTGFLACAQNSNASSLSQVNMPNSCVSTLSAQLRHSTDAYPSSATREVKFCFQDPLIKASAWLLERRHFWQRDATYTPSSEWEGALHSNTHDDSLDENSDAEEASCRSLPMHNAVVAATLAEPRSASANLSLRPIDADLASPAGATAAAIAPKSYAEAARRGIVVASSAVVTAVDTAETQLTLSVQESCASRLSAAKRL; this is encoded by the coding sequence ATGACTGACCGCACGGAGATTGCATCCTCTACATCGGAGGACGAGTACACGTTTCTAGCCTTCTCCCTGGAGAACACGTCTGAGACAGTGGAAAGAGTCGAGAAGCAAATGGTAGGGAAGACGGATGCTATCATTACTCACATCACCAGCGCAGAGGACTCGCGCAGCTCGACCACGCCGGAGAGTGAGTCTTTTGTGTTTACTACTATGGCTGTCACCCCTATTTCCCTAGCGGTGGCCATGTTGTGCGGATCGTCTGTGCAGAAGGTACTGGAGGCCTGCATGGATCCAGTGTTTCTCACCGCCTCGACAGATATGAATGCCGATAATATTGCCGCGGATGTTCTCTCCCTGATGGACTCGGCTATGACAGTCCATGTGCCTGCCCTCGCTGATCTCTCTTGCCTGGAACCCTTCTTCGCCGGCTACACTCGCTGCGAACGCATCGACGCGGTACTGAGCGCGGCCCGTGCCTCCAGCAAGCTGATACTGCGCGACGACCTTCCTGTGCCGTCCTCCAGTACGTGTATGCTTTCAGTGGACGCGTTTGAAGGGACCAGGCTGCGCGTCGGCTTTCGCAGTCACACTGCTGACGAAACTTACAGTGTGGAGATGCTGAAGCATCGGCTGCACACGTCTGAGTGCGAGGCTTCTCTTCACTCGTTGTTTCATTACCGACTGGGGGCCACCACGTCACAGCAGAATACGCGGAACGTCGAACTTTCCAGCAATGCTTTGTGTGGGCAAAGTGCCGCGCTTGCCTCACCTGTCGCTGCTCATCAGGCACACGTGGAGTTGGAGGCGAGCCCGCTTCTCAAGGATGTTTGTGAGTCTCGCTCAGACGACACCTGCGTTTCCAGAAGAGCCCTGCCGGTCGCTTGTGCGTTCCCTGTCGCGGTGGGTGAGGAGCCCGCAGGCATTGCGATTTGCGAGTCACGTAGCATGCAACTGGGCCCGTGCCCCATTGACAAGGAGCCGCTCCATGCAGGTAGCCGTGGCTGTGCCGCTGACCACCACAGGAATCTTTACACCTCTATGccgcgcatgtgtgcgccGATACCCAAACCACTGCTCACTATCGACGCCATCCTCACAGATACTGATTTCAAATTTCATGAGGAAACAGCAAGTAGCGGCGTGAGGGAGGCAACTTCTATGTCCACGACGAGGTCCGGTTCGCCGGGGCCCACcacgtcctcctccgtcaccgccaccacaacCGCCACGGAGAAGTTGTGCATCAGCATGAGCGCCGCGCCGTCCTTTCACAAGAGCGTACTGAACGCGACTATCGGCGCCACTTCCGTTGGTGACTTTTGTTTCCCAGCAAACGCTGTCCGCTTCCGCAGCCTGTTGACTCTCTGCGAGGATTCTGCCGCTTGCCCCATAGACGCCAGCGAGGCCATGACAGAGGAGAAACTGATGGGCTCGGCCATGCCCCGTCTGTACGCCCCAGTTGACGTGTGTGCAGGCACCTCGTGTGAGAGCATGGATGGCGTGGCAGAGCCATGGAGGAAGGGTTCTGCTACTCCACTGCACACGGGCATAGGCAGGCTGCCATCCACCTTCCTCCACAAGAAGGGGCTCATGCCTGCAGGGAGTCCACCGAAGGCAATAGGGGTTTGGGTGCCGCAAGCCCCGTGCCCTGTTGGCACTTCCCTGAAGCCTGATGGAGCTCCACCTGTCGCTGGGCTACCCCCGACGCCTCTGCTGATGGTACCCATCCCTACTGATAATGTttcctgcagcagtgccgacGACTGTGGGTCGGCGCATGAATTGCAGGCGACGTACCAGACATCGCACTGCCTCTTGTCAGGGTCGCACTACCGCCGCCATGACCCATACAGCATGACTGGGTTCCTGGCGTGTGCACAGAACAGCAACGCCTCTTCTTTATCGCAGGTAAACATGCCCAATTCCTGTGTCTCGACTTTGTCCGCGCAGTTGAGGCATTCCACTGATGCTTACCCGAGTAGCGCCACTAGAGAAGTGAAGTTCTGCTTCCAAGACCCGCTGATCAAGGCTTCTGCGTGGCTCCTGGAGCGCCGCCACTTCTGGCAGAGGGATGCCACCTATACCCCGTCATCTGAGTGGGAGGGCGCACTGCACTCCAATACGCACGACGACTCTTTGGACGAGAACAGTGATGCCGAAGAGGCTTCATGTCGATCGTTGCCGATGCACAATGCTGTGGTGGCCGCTACACTCGCTGAACCAAGATCAGCTTCAGCCAACCTCTCTCTGAGGCCTATAGACGCAGATCTCGCCTCGCCTGCCGGCGCCACTGCGGCCGCCATAGCCCCCAAGTCGTACGCTGAGGCGGCTCGCCGAGGCATCGTGGTTGCTTCCTCCGCTGTGGTCACCGCTGTCGATACAGCCGAGACACAATTGACTTTGTCTGTGCAGGAGAGCTGCGCTTCTCGCCTCTCTGCTGCGAAAAGGTTGTAG
- a CDS encoding hypothetical protein (TriTrypDB/GeneDB-style sysID: LpmP.32.3510), translating to MGFRMLQDFMRVQRWERSIMRREDHSESRLVRGIRMIPWSGVAMFFFIMVFFGFDLGAGIKQTARRIKENKKDAQTTLEVQKVQARRWSVEQVKSFREGELPQPSWEKGGPRAK from the coding sequence ATGGGGTTCCGCATGCTGCAGGACTTTATGCGCGTGCAGCGCTGGGAGCGCTCGATCATGAGGCGCGAGGATCACTCAGAGAGCAGGCTTGTGCGCGGCATTCGCATGATCCCGTGGTCTGGGGTAGCCATGTTCTTCTTCATTATGGTCTTCTTTGGGTTCGACCTCGGCGCCGGCATCAAGCAAACGGCGCGTCGCATCAAGGAGAATAAGAAGGACGCACAGACGACGCTGGAGGTGCAGAAAGTTCAGGCACGTCGGTGGTCTGTGGAACAGGTGAAGAGCTTTAGGGAGGgagagctgccgcagccctcTTGGGAGAAGGGCGGCCCGCGGGCGAAGTGA
- a CDS encoding chaperone protein DNAj, putative (TriTrypDB/GeneDB-style sysID: LpmP.32.3480) — protein MVATIVCSHRAVVRCACALALLLVCVALNSNAFFDFGGGHHTDASKAQVRRGPEVDYYKVLQLEGKREEVTEKDIRQQFRRLSRLYHPDVAKTEEDKAKYSQVNRAYEVLSDKRKRKIYDMRGEQGLAQLEELDRTKGSPGGGMNPLAQLFGMRTDNGLRGPDMELEAKVDLAKLFTGGQDILRINKRRVCQACKGSGADATAAVVQCRQCGGQGVLRQRIQLAPGMIQEVHQRCTSCGGAGRRPERVCPVCRGRKVMQGSSTIVLELEPGMTENSVLKFEMEAEESPDRLPGDVVVRVHTHPHPVFSRRRNQLDLDTSLTLTLKEALVGFDRNITHLDGEEQVRVYRRDTVSPYGTVLRLQGKGMPKLHVPSERGDLYVRLQYDLPARLTKEQKELVEKLL, from the coding sequence ATGGTGGCGACCATTGTGTGCTCGCATCGTGCTGTTGTgcggtgtgcatgtgcgcttGCGCTTCTACTTGTATGTGTGGCACTGAACTCGAACGCATTTTTTGACTTTGGTGGCGGTCATCACACCGATGCGTCGAAGGCCCAGGTGCGCCGTGGCCCAGAGGTGGACTACTACAAGGTGCTGCAGTTGGAGGGTAAGCGCGAGGAAGTGACGGAGAAGGACATCCGCCAGCAAttccgccgcctctctcgtcttTACCACCCCGATGTAGCGAAGACGGAAGAGGATAAAGCGAAGTACAGTCAAGTTAACCGTGCGTACGAGGTGCTCTCCGACAAGCGGAAGCGGAAGATCTACGACATGCGTGGGGAGCAGGGCTTGGCGCAGCTTGAAGAGCTGGACCGCACCAAGGGCTCCCCTGGCGGTGGTATGAACCCCCTCGCCCAGCTCTTCGGCATGCGGACGGACAACGGCCTGCGAGGGCCCGACatggagctggaggcgaaGGTGGACCTTGCCAAATTGTTCACTGGCGGGCAGGATATTCTCCGGATCAACAAGCGCAGGGTGTGCCAGGCCTGcaaaggcagcggcgccgatgcgACGGCGGCCGTTGTGCAGTGCCGGCAATGCGGCGGCCAGGGCGTGTTGCGCCAGCGCATCCAGTTAGCTCCTGGCATGATCCAGGAGGTACACCAGAggtgcacctcctgcggcgGAGCGGGTCGGCGGCCAGAGCGGGTGTGCCCCGTCTGTCGAGGCAGGAAGGTCAtgcagggcagcagcacaattGTATTGGAGCTGGAGCCCGGCATGACGGAGAACTCCGTGCTGAAGTTCGAGATGGAGGCCGAGGAGTCGCCGGACCGTCTGCCGGGGGACGTTGTCGTGCGCgtgcacacccacccgcacccTGTTTTCTCACGCCGCCGCAACCAGCTGGACTTGGACACGTCCCTAACGCTGACTCTCAAGGAGGCCCTCGTAGGCTTTGACCGCAACATCACACACCTAGACGGCGAGGAGCAGGTCCGAGTGTATCGACGCGACACAGTGTCTCCCTACGGCACGGTGCTTCGCCTCCAGGGAAAAGGAATGCCAAAGCTGCATGTTCCATCGGAGCGGGGCGACCTCTACGTCCGCCTGCAGTACGACTTGCCCGCACGGCTGACAAAGGAGCAGAAGGAGctggtggagaagctgctgtgA
- a CDS encoding cyclin, putative (TriTrypDB/GeneDB-style sysID: LpmP.32.3500) has product MFVERERQAVARFNEGNTSSGPTNTGTLYAYYASPEYLQYQPEINEKMRMILVDWLIDVHLKFKLHAETMYLAVNLIDRYLSCANNKADRTTFVPRAQLQLVGVSAMLLASKYEEIWPPEVKECVHISANTYTREEIIQMERSMCTALSFRLTVPTPYPFASRAWTVLEGDDFLGVGTDEEQRRQHFAIVRHATSFFMEHALLDYKCLQFTPSQIAHASVFLALLVLRTKLELPKASNFPVWTDALRYYTKAEVHEFRGCAEVILEYVNYVPTTKYQAVRRKYNSGRYMEISKMLLPNELPTM; this is encoded by the coding sequence ATGTTTGTGGAGCGAGAGCGgcaagcggtggcgcgcttCAACGAAGGCAACACGAGCAGCGGGCCAACGAACACAGGCACCCTGTACGCCTACTACGCGTCTCCCGAGTACCTGCAGTACCAACCTGAAATTAACGAGAAAATGCGTATGATTCTCGTCGATTGGCTGATCGATGTGCACCTCAAGTTCAAACTGCACGCGGAGACCATGTATCTGGCCGTCAACCTTATCGATCGCTATCTGTCCTGCGCCAACAACAAGGCAGACCGAACCACATTCGTGccacgcgcgcagctgcagctcgtcgGCGTCAGCGCGATGCTGCTGGCGTCCAAGTACGAGGAGATTTGGCCGccagaggtgaaggagtGCGTGCACATCAGTGCTAACACGTACACTCGCGAGGAGATTATTCAGATGGAGCGCTCCATGTGCACTGCACTGTCGTTTCGGCTGACCGTTCCGACGCCCTACCCCTTTGCGTCGCGTGCGTGGACGGTGCTGGAGGGAGACGACTTCCTCGGAGTTGGCACTgacgaggagcagcgtcgccagcACTTCGCGATTGTGCGCCACGCCACGAGCTTCTTCATGGAGCATGCACTACTGGACTACAAGTGTCTTCAGTTCACCCCATCGCAGATCGCTCACGCGTCGGTGTTTCTGGCGTTACTGGTGCTGCGCACGAAACTGGAGCTACCCAAGGCGTCTAACTTTCCTGTGTGGACGGATGCCCTGCGGTACTACACAAAAGCTGAGGTGCACGAGTTCCGTGGCTGCGCTGAGGTCATCCTCGAGTACGTGAACTACGTCCCCACGACCAAGTATCAAGCAGTGCGCCGCAAGTATAACAGCGGACGCTACATGGAAATCTCGAAAATGCTGCTGCCTAACGAGCTGCCAACAATGTAA
- a CDS encoding hypothetical protein (TriTrypDB/GeneDB-style sysID: LpmP.32.3520), translated as MLNKVIQDIYHLRRVHAVLPDAVLGNTLKNKLLRLSLRPSLQELKHQAQQACTDVNANSQLSSSTSVSRWGHDGGSLSYSPYTINPSALCNLLDSLAYFHLGSSAVATEAVQLVQLSAPSMSAPQLCTTLAACCALGAQTDITATALPLLSTALNSYTGPSSLGADGGAAASSAVDSHRPNNAPLLFSQGNMVLLLMEALQRAGVEEVHVWHQLAEHCLRYLDSFDGRQLCGVIEVLCTEGIDDYPDFFVAAERHITSQPSNYLSPDQLQRVVQCYKDLHQPVVSLLALINAAPLHGEDVERSISAAAAVVAFSRTGGLGSRGKSSRAASSASETARVATPHPSLEVFEGAAITAVTSADAQGVLDLLQKCEQRHVMTARAMDAILERLLALYYPELLSGAACGAATKGTKSASAAAPSLPRRHTPLDLHHLSQSLVAVFEFNDAALFAQQLPTAGSPGDREKASAVAAKPAPATALLDALATELTRWYHNRVLKLVPSALRLLPAPSQPHAFYRSVIDHLRRSSDLSSHEGPLQLRSLIDALLALRAYGGESILVQYMPAIAVAVQNTPRSTQLELTALLAHLPCAKEELIPGVYRQWGSQKRWLRTITEEEVSWALQIMSRSGGLRDSQLLHAVLEYVRAQCAQLPPQRLVEYLHQLARLGVRDLEFFTQTAEQLMRRAVESSPSMALAARGSAAQSVNASLPTSQMMVRHQQWQVTTVHDLCLLLFTFTFVLRDSIRVTQQIISRLKMCVSSAAPRDISLALYSFVKLRVAHNDEVTGQLCERACATLAEFSAAELASMWSSLRCLRHPHGKLRQRTLDLLGASSADASPSWRFADNDCVSLGSALLLTDAPPSTTDQPLVPSQAHEDSAAAGGTDKGEFASFSGSSATARRGLEAALPLPAAFERHYVEVCERLLPDATGQRLYLILCSLSECHTSLNISVKLWEKTLATVETHAESLSTGTLDELSGVAQMEVLAALRRLRACVADPEALATLEVAQDTMLRSSTVRKRSTAATGSERWVAPYCPPRLWSTLRLQWRELTRSAAVLARPGLREVVADIKDGGDFPAETAELKARRRSSAASATKSPVRKGRSAKGVVHLV; from the coding sequence ATGCTCAACAAGGTCATCCAGGACATATACCACCTGCGACGCGTGCACGCCGTACTACCTGACGCAGTGCTGGGCAACACTCTCAAAAACAAGCTCCTACGCCTTTCTCTGCGGCCCTCGCTCCAGGAACTCAAACATCAAGCCCAGCAGGCGTGCACCGATGTCAATGCAAACAGTCAACTATCCTCCTCAACCTCGGTAAGCCGATGGGGCCACGACGGCGGCTCGCTGAGCTACTCCCCGTATACTATCAATCCATCCGCCCTGTGCAATCTCTTAGACAGTCTTGCATATTTCCACTtgggcagcagtgccgtcgCGACGGAGGCGGTTCAGCTCGTGCAGCTCAGCGCGCCGTCCATGTCAGCCCCGCAACTGTGCACCACACTAGCTGCGTGTTGCGCACTTGGCGCGCAGACCGACATCACAgccacagcgctgccgcttctgaGCACTGCACTGAACTCGTACACTGGGCCGTCATCCTTGGGGGCTGAtgggggggcggcggcgtcctccGCAGTTGACTCCCACCGGCCCAACAAcgcgccgcttctcttctcgcaaGGTAATATGGTGCTACTGCTGATGGAGGCGTTGCAGAGGGCTGGAGTCGAAGAAGTCCACGTGTGGCACCAGCTCGCGGAGCATTGCCTCCGCTACCTGGACTCTTTCGATGGCAGGCAGCTCTGCGGTGTCATCGAGGTGCTTTGTACCGAGGGAATCGACGACTACCCGGACTTCTTTGTAGCTGCAGAGCGGCACATCACGTCGCAGCCGTCCAACTACTTGTCACCAGATCAGTTGCAGAGGGTGGTGCAGTGCTATAAAGATTTGCATCAGCCGGTGGTGTCGCTGCTTGCGTTAATCAATGCGGCCCCACTTCACGGCGAGGATGTTGAGAGGTCTAtcagtgcagcagccgcagtcgTGGCGTTTTCCAGAACTGGCGGTCTTGGCAGCCGCGGCAAGAGTAGCCGAGCTGCGTCGAGTGCTTCAGAGACGGCGCGTGTGGCGACGCCGCATCCTTCCTTAGAGGTCTTCGAGGgagccgccatcaccgcGGTGACGTCCGCAGATGCTCAAGGGGTCTTAGACCTTCTCCAAAAGTGCGAGCAACGACACGTCATGACGGCGCGCGCCATGGATGCCATACTCGAACGTCTGCTCGCCTTGTACTACCCCGAGCtgctgagcggcgctgcatgtGGGGCGGCAACCAAGGGTACCAAGAGTGCATCCGCTGCCGCCCCATCACTGCCGCGCCGTCACACTCCACTCGATCTACACCACCTTTCCCAATCCCTTGTGGCCGTTTTCGAGTTTAATGATGCCGCGCTTTTTGCCCAGCAGCTGCCCACTGCAGGGAGCCCCGGTGACCGGGAGAAGGCTTCTGCGGTAGCCGCCAAACCTGCGCCGGCGACGGCTTTGCTCGACGCCCTGGCCACGGAGCTCACGCGCTGGTACCACAACCGGGTGCTGAAACTGGTGCCGTCCGCGTTGCGGCTACTACCCGCTCCCTCACAGCCTCACGCTTTCTACCGTTCTGTAATCGatcacctccgccgctccAGCGACCTCTCATCGCACGAAGGGCCACTGCAGCTTCGCAGTTTGATTGATGCGCTTCTTGCCCTGCGTGCCTACGGCGGAGAGTCAATACTCGTGCAGTACATGCCAGCCATTGCCGTCGCAGTGCAGAACACACCTCGCAGCACTCAGCTTGAGCTCACCGCTCTGCTGGCTCACCTGCCATGTGCCAAGGAGGAGCTCATACCTGGTGTCTACCGACAATGGGGATCCCAGAAGCGCTGGCTTCGCACCAtcaccgaggaggaggtgagttGGGCACTGCAGATCATGTCGCGCAGTGGCGGCCTTCGGgactcgcagctgctgcacgctgTGTTGGAGTACGTACGTGCGCAGTGCGCACAGCTCCCGCCGCAACGGTTGGTTGAGTACCTGCATCAGCTAGCCCGGCTAGGTGTGCGAGATCTGGAGTTCTTTACTCAGACCGCGGAACAACTGATGCGGCGGGCGGTCGAGTCGTCCCCGTCCATGGCTCTCGCAgcgcgcggcagcgccgcacagTCGGTGAACGCCTCGTTGCCCACTTCTCAGATGATGGTGCGACATCAGCAGTGGCAAGTAACAACGGTGCACGACCTCTGTCTCCTGCTCTTCACCTTCACGTTTGTGCTGCGCGACTCGATCCGTGTCACACAGCAGATTATCTCACGCCTCAAGATGtgcgtctcctccgccgcgccgcgtgACATCTCACTTGCGCTTTATAGCTTTGTAAAGCTACGTGTCGCGCATAACGACGAGGTGACTGGGCAGCTGTGTGAGCGGGCCTGTGCCACGCTCGCCGAGTTCAGCGCCGCTGAGCTGGCGAGCATGTGGAgttcgctgcgctgccttcGTCATCCGCACGGCAAACTGCGCCAGCGAACGCTAGACCTGCTGGGCGCCAGCAGTGCTGATGCTAGCCCAAGCTGGCGCTTTGCAGACAACGACTGCGTCTCCCTGGGCTCTGCTCTACTTCTGACCGACGCGCCGCCGTCCACCACCGATCAGCCGCTTGTGCCATCTCAGGCACACGaagacagcgccgctgcgggggGCACTGATAAAGGTGAATTTGCTTCTTTTTCGGGCTCCTCCGccacagcgaggagagggctggaggcggcgctgccactccCCGCAGCGTTTGAACGCCACTATGTGGAGGTTTGCGAGCGTCTTTTACCGGATGCGACCGGTCAGCGCCTTTACCTCATCCTCTGCAGCCTCAGTGAGTGCCATACATCACTGAACATTTCAGTGAAGCTGTGGGAGAAAACGCTGGCGACGGTGGAGACGCACGCTGAGTCGCTCTCTACAGGAACGCTCGATGAGCTCTCTGGCGTAGCGCagatggaggtgctggctgcgctgcggcgcctgcGCGCCTGTGTGGCAGATCCGGAGGCCCTTGCCACactggaggtggcgcaggatACCATGCTGAGGTCTTCTACAGtgaggaaaagaagcactgctgccaccggcTCTGAGAGGTGGGTTGCGCCGTACTGTCCGCCGAGGCTGTGGTCAACATTACGGTTGCAGTGGCGAGAGCTGACGCGTagtgcagcagtgctggcGCGTCCAGGCCTAAGGGAGGTCGTGGCAGATATCAAGGATGGGGGCGATTTTCCAGCAGAGACTGCGGAGCTCAAGGCAAGGCGGCGGTCCTCTGCAGCTTCAGCAACGAAGTCCCCCGTGCGCAAAGGGCGTTCAGCTAAAGGAGTAGTCCACCTGGTTTAA
- the GCVL-2 gene encoding dihydrolipoamide dehydrogenase, putative (TriTrypDB/GeneDB-style sysID: LpmP.32.3490): MFRRNIPYLASYDVTVIGGGPGGYVAAIKAAQLGLKTACIEKRGALGGTCLNVGCIPSKALLHATHLYHDAHANFAKYGLRGGENVTMDVAAMQAQKMKGVKALTGGVEYLLKKNKVSYYKGEGSFITANQIKVKALDGKDETLESKKTIVATGSEPTELPFLPFDERIVLSSTGALDLNHVPKKMIVVGGGVIGLELGSVWARLGAEVTVVEFASRCAATTDADVSKALTDALEKNEKMRIMTHTKVVGGKNNGSSVTIEVEGKDGKRQTLEADALLCSVGRRPHTSGLNAEAINLKMERGFVCINDHFETNVPSVYAIGDVVNKGPMLAHKAEEEGVACAEMLAGKPGHVNYGVIPGVIYTNPEVAQVGETEEQAKKKGIDYKVGKFPFSANSRAKAVGTEEGFVKVVTDKKTDRILGVQIVCTAAGEMIAESALAMEYGASSEDVGRTCHAHPTMSEAVKEACMACFAQTINF; encoded by the coding sequence ATGTTTCGCAGGAACATACCTTACTTGGCGTCGTACGACGTGACAGTGATTGGCGGTGGTCCTGGCGGGTACGTGGCGGCCATCAAAGCGGCCCAGCTCGGCCTCAAGACTGCCTGCATCGAGAAACGCGGTGCCCTTGGCGGTACGTGCCTGAATGTCGGGTGCATCCCGTcaaaggcgctgctgcacgcgacACACCTGTACCACGACGCTCACGCTAATTTTGCCAAATATGGCCTGCGCGGCGGGGAGAATGTAACGATGGATGTGGCTGCGATGCAGGCGCAGAAGATGAAAGGGGTAAAGGCGCTCACTGGCGGCGTCGAGTACCTCCTCAAGAAGAACAAAGTTTCCTACTATAAAGGGGAAGGTAGCTTCATCACCGCCAACCAGATTAAGGTGAAGGCTCTGGATGGAAAGGACGAGACGCTCGAGTCGAAGAAGACGATCGTGGCCACTGGCAGCGAGCCAACAGAGCTGCCGTTCCTGCCCTTCGACGAGAGGATTGTCTTGTCTTCCACCGGCGCCCTCGACCTTAATCACGTGCCGAAAAAGATGATCGTTGTTGGTGGCGGCGTGATTGGGCTGGAGCTGGGAAGCGTATGGGCCCGCCTTGGCGCTGAGGTGACCGTTGTGGAGTTTGcctctcgctgcgccgccaccaccgacgcTGACGTATCCAAGGCGCTCACGGatgcgctggagaagaacgagAAGATGCGTATTATGACTCATACGAAGGTTGTCGGTGGCAAGAACAATGGTAGCAGCGTGACGATCGAGGTGGAGGGTAAGGATGGCAAGAGGCAGACACTCGAGGCGGATGCACTGCTGTGCTCCGTGGGCCGCCGCCCGCACACGTCCGGCTTGAACGCCGAGGCTATCAACCTCAAAATGGAGCGCGGCTTTGTCTGCATCAACGACCACTTTGAGACGAACGTGCCGAGCGTTTACGCAATCGGCGATGTCGTGAACAAGGGCCCAATGCTAGCGCACAAggctgaggaggaaggcgtcGCGTGTGCAGAGATGCTAGCTGGCAAGCCTGGCCACGTGAACTACGGCGTCATCCCCGGTGTTATCTACACCAACCCGGAGGTCGCGCAGGTGGGCgagacggaggagcaggcgaagaagaaggggatTGACTACAAGGTCGGCAAGTTCCCCTTTAGCGCCAACTCGCGCGCCAAGGCTGTTGGCACCGAGGAAGGCTTCGTGAAGGTGGTGACGGACAAGAAGACGGACCGCATCCTTGGTGTGCAGATTGTGTGCACGGCAGCTGGCGAGATGATCGCGGAGTCGGCGCTGGCGATGGAGTACGGCGCGAGCTCTGAGGATGTGGGCCGCACCTGCCACGCCCACCCTACCATGTCCgaggcggtgaaggaggcgTGTATGGCGTGCTTTGCCCAGACGATCAACTTCTAA
- a CDS encoding hypothetical protein (TriTrypDB/GeneDB-style sysID: LpmP.32.3470), with amino-acid sequence MSSFTPSTPLSYQGGGGGGIRDIGTVTSGMAIMNFDQKTKPYTRSDLVQFLMNYQANLNEVELRLVEKGMVGTFVGIPVFFGAGYFLSGRLGWHRVVRAMAPLSEEGRPSWLVTHLPKIGRIAFGLSAATIPYIAVQQWFVSRVLELDERESNLSFHVRRLMLSQRSSMMFKRTATREVTREEQQRLLREAEAHVNENRSGQRVSQGLGTGPVDVNLQLGQQVLTPLAQTGYKPMPTQQR; translated from the coding sequence ATGAGCTCCTTCACCCCATCCACGCCGCTGAGCTACcagggcggtggcggtggtggcatcCGCGATATCGGCACCGTCACGTCCGGCATGGCCATTATGAACTTTGATCAGAAGACAAAGCCGTACACGCGCAGCGATCTCGTGCAGTTTCTGATGAACTACCAGGCCAATCTGAatgaggtggagctgcgacTTGTGGAGAAAGGTATGGTGGGCACCTTTGTTGGCATACCAGTGTTCTTTGGTGCTGGATACTTCCTAAGTGGCCGGCTTGGCTGgcatcgcgtggtgcgagCCATGGCGCCGCTGAGCGAGGAAGGACGGCCGAGTTGGCTCGTTACCCACCTCCCAAAGATCGGTCGCATTGCCTTTGGGCTGTCAGCGGCCACCATCCCCTACATTGCGGTGCAACAGTGGTTTGTCTCGCGCGTGCTGGAGTTGGATGAGCGGGAGAGCAACTTATCCTTCCACGTCCGGCGACTGATGCTGTCACAGCGCTCCAGCATGATGTTTAAGCGCACCGCTACGCGTGAGGTgacaagagaggagcagcagcgcctgctgcgcgaggccgAGGCACACGTAAATGAGAATCGCAGTGGTCAACGTGTAAGCCAGGGCCTGGGCACCGGTCCTGTAGACGTGAACCTGCAGCTGGGCCAACAGGTGCTGACACCACTGGCGCAGACAGGCTACAAGCCGATGCCTACGCAGCAGCGATAG